A DNA window from Chrysiogenes arsenatis DSM 11915 contains the following coding sequences:
- the pseI gene encoding pseudaminic acid synthase: protein MLSNIDGKTIGHGHPPYIIAELSGNHNGSLQRALDTITAAAKCGADAIKLQTYTADTMTIPCQHDDFLIHGGLWDGYNLYDLYQWAHTPYEWHETLFRHARQAGITCFSTPFDESAVDLLESLGAPAYKIASFEVTDLPLIRYVARTRKPMILSTGMANPDEIHEAVATARDAGCQELILLHCVSAYPAPLAEANLMTIPDMAQRFGTLTGLSDHTEGISAATAAIALGACAIEKHFTLSRADKGPDSEFSLEPAELTTLCRTAREVWQAIGVAGYNRQPSESANLKFRRSLYFVRELAVGQKITEADVRRIRPGYGLAPKHYDAVIGKTVTRHVTPGTAVTWELIQ from the coding sequence ATGTTGAGTAACATCGACGGAAAAACCATCGGGCACGGCCACCCTCCGTACATTATTGCAGAACTTTCCGGCAACCATAACGGCAGCCTGCAGCGAGCACTCGACACCATTACAGCCGCTGCCAAGTGCGGTGCAGATGCCATCAAACTACAAACCTATACCGCCGACACCATGACCATTCCCTGCCAGCATGACGACTTTCTCATACACGGCGGCCTTTGGGACGGCTATAATCTTTACGACCTCTACCAATGGGCACATACCCCGTATGAATGGCACGAAACCCTGTTTCGCCATGCACGTCAGGCCGGCATCACCTGCTTTTCCACCCCGTTTGACGAATCAGCCGTTGACCTACTTGAATCACTCGGCGCACCAGCATATAAAATAGCCTCTTTCGAAGTAACCGACCTTCCCCTGATCCGTTACGTCGCCAGAACCCGAAAACCGATGATTCTCTCTACTGGCATGGCCAACCCTGATGAAATACACGAAGCCGTGGCCACAGCGCGTGACGCTGGCTGCCAAGAACTCATCCTCCTCCACTGCGTCAGCGCCTACCCCGCGCCACTTGCAGAAGCTAACCTGATGACCATCCCCGATATGGCACAACGCTTCGGCACACTCACCGGACTTTCTGACCACACCGAAGGGATCAGCGCTGCGACAGCGGCCATTGCCCTTGGCGCATGTGCCATCGAGAAACATTTCACCCTCAGCCGCGCCGACAAAGGACCTGATTCTGAATTTTCGCTGGAACCCGCAGAATTGACCACCTTATGCCGCACCGCACGCGAAGTGTGGCAGGCTATTGGTGTCGCCGGATATAACCGACAACCTTCCGAAAGCGCCAACCTTAAATTCCGTCGCTCACTCTATTTTGTTCGTGAACTGGCAGTAGGCCAAAAAATTACCGAGGCAGATGTCAGACGCATCCGCCCAGGCTACGGACTGGCGCCAAAGCATTATGACGCTGTTATCGGAAAGACTGTCACACGCCACGTCACACCCGGCACAGCCGTAACGTGGGAATTGATTCAATAA
- a CDS encoding HepT-like ribonuclease domain-containing protein — protein MNEHDFLESEITQDAVVRNIEIIGEASHNIQKHYPEFAFRNNELPLAFAYQMRNAVAHGYFQVDMEIVWNTIHSDLREFNHLILNALREMEESKE, from the coding sequence ATGAATGAACATGATTTCTTGGAGAGTGAGATCACTCAAGACGCTGTAGTTCGAAATATCGAAATTATCGGCGAAGCAAGCCATAATATTCAAAAGCATTACCCTGAATTTGCTTTTAGAAATAATGAGTTGCCGCTAGCATTTGCTTATCAGATGCGAAACGCGGTTGCTCATGGATATTTTCAGGTTGATATGGAAATTGTTTGGAACACGATACATTCCGATCTGCGAGAGTTTAACCACCTTATTCTCAATGCCCTGCGTGAAATGGAAGAGAGTAAAGAATAA
- a CDS encoding PIG-L family deacetylase, whose translation MFFTHPDDETLAAGATLRKLATLGADIHVAIPATGVHSRRSFLGEGEREAALVTSC comes from the coding sequence TTGTTTTTTACTCATCCCGATGACGAAACTTTGGCGGCTGGTGCGACGTTGCGAAAACTGGCCACATTGGGGGCGGATATTCACGTCGCAATCCCGGCGACCGGCGTTCATAGCCGCAGATCGTTTTTAGGGGAAGGCGAGCGCGAGGCTGCTTTGGTTACGTCGTGCTAA